The Chloroflexota bacterium genome includes a region encoding these proteins:
- a CDS encoding GTP-binding protein, whose amino-acid sequence MAKKKFERTKPHINVGTIGHVDHGKTTLTAAITKTLALRGEAEFRS is encoded by the coding sequence ATGGCGAAGAAGAAGTTTGAGCGGACGAAGCCGCACATCAACGTAGGGACGATTGGGCACGTGGACCATGGGAAGACGACGCTGACGGCGGCGATCACGAAGACGCTGGCGCTGAGGGGTGAAGCGGAGTTTCGGAGC